A window of the Pongo abelii isolate AG06213 chromosome 10, NHGRI_mPonAbe1-v2.0_pri, whole genome shotgun sequence genome harbors these coding sequences:
- the KRT18 gene encoding keratin, type I cytoskeletal 18, which produces MNFTTRSTFSTNYRSLGSVQAPSYGARPVSSAASVYAGAGGSGSRISVSRSTSFRGGMGSGGLATGIAGGLAGMGGIQNEKETMQSLNDRLASYLDRVRSLETENRRLESKIREHLEKKGPQVRDWSHYFKIIEDLRAQIFANTVDNARIVLQIDNARLAADDFRVKYETELAMRQSVENDIHGLRKVIDDTNVTRLQLETEIEALKEELLFMKKNHEEEVKGLQAQIASSGLTVEVDAPKSQDLAKIMADIRAQYDELARKNREELDKYWSQQIEESTTVVTTQSAEVGAAETTLTELRRTVQSLEIDLDSMRNLKASLENSLREVEARYALQMEQLNGILLHLESELAQTRAEGQRQAQEYEALLNIKVKLEAEIATYRRLLEDGEDFNLGDALDSSNSMQTIQKTTTRRIVDGKVVSETNDTKVLRH; this is translated from the exons ATGAACTTCACCACTCGCTCCACCTTCTCCACCAACTACCGGTCCCTGGGCTCTGTCCAGGCGCCCAGCTACGGCGCCCGGCCGGTCAGCAGCGCTGCCAGCGTCTATGCAGGCGCTGGGGGCTCTGGTTCCCGGATCTCCGTGTCCCGCTCCACCAGCTTCAGGGGCGGCATGGGGTCCGGGGGCCTGGCCACGGGGATAGCCGGGGGTCTGGCAGGAATGGGAGGCATCCAGAACGAGAAGGAGACCATGCAAAGCCTGAACGACCGCCTGGCCTCTTATCTGGACAGAGTGAGGAGCCTGGAGACCGAGAACCGGAGGCTGGAGAGCAAAATCCGGGAGCACTTGGAGAAGAAGGGACCCCAGGTCAGAGACTGGAGCCATTACTTCAAGATCATCGAGGACCTGAGGGCTCAG ATCTTCGCAAATACTGTGGACAATGCCCGCATCGTTCTGCAGATTGACAATGCCCGTCTTGCTGCTGATGACTTTAGAGTCAA GTATGAGACAGAGCTGGCCATGCGCCAGTCTGTGGAGAACGACATCCACGGGCTCCGCAAGGTCATTGATGACACCAATGTCACTCGACTGCAGCTGGAGACAGAGATCGAGGCTCTCAAGGAGGAGCTGCTCTTTATGAAGAAGAACCACGAAGAG GAAGTAAAAGGCCTTCAAGCCCAGATTGCCAGCTCTGGGTTGACCGTGGAGGTAGATGCCCCCAAATCTCAGGACCTCGCCAAGATCATGGCAGACATCCGGGCCCAATATGACGAGCTGGCTCGGAAGAACCGAGAGGAGCTAGACAAGTACTGGTCTCAGCAg ATTGAGGAGAGCACCACAGTGGTCACCACACAGTCTGCCGAGGTTGGAGCTGCTGAGACGACGCTCACAGAGCTGAGACGTACAGTCCAGTCCTTGGAGATCGACCTGGACTCCATGAGAAATCTG AAGGCCAGCTTGGAGAACAGCCTGAGGGAGGTGGAGGCCCGCTACGCCCTACAGATGGAGCAGCTCAACGGGATCCTGCTGCACCTTGAGTCAGAGCTGGCACAGACCCGGGCAGAGGGACAGCGCCAGGCCCAGGAGTATGAGGCCCTGCTGAACATCAAGGTCAAGCTGGAGGCTGAGATCGCCACCTACCGCCGCCTGCTGGAAGATGGCGAAGACTTTAA TCTTGGTGATGCCTTGGACAGCAGCAACTCCATGCAAACCATCCAAAAGACCACCACCCGCCGGATAGTGGATGGCAAAGTGGTGTCTGAGACCAATGACACCAAAGTTCTGAGGCATTAa